A stretch of Imperialibacter roseus DNA encodes these proteins:
- a CDS encoding DASH family cryptochrome → MEKGIHIIWFRNDLRLLDNEVLLSAMKQCQYLYPVFVFDPRQFEEQSLGFPRCGPLRTNFLLESLTDLKANLQKKGSNLIVRFGLPENIIPELATQLEATAVFASKEVATEEVAIEKSLESTLFRKKILLKLFWQSTLWHEDDIPWPIQNLPEVFTQFRKENENATPIRPAKDAPAKLPAFGKVDAGQLPDLRDFGLQHPGLDERAAIHFSGGENAALERLRAYLWDTKAITQYKNTRNGLLGSNYSTKLSAWLSLGTISPRYVYYEVKKFEQEVLKNDSTYWLIFELYWRDYFRFVMKKYGSSMFRTKGIRGQPIYFVQDMVIFELWRTGKTGVPFIDANMRELLQTGFMSNRGRQNVASFLIKDLQVDWVWGAQWFESQLIDYDVSSNWGNWNYVAGVGNDPRENRYFNILSQAMKYDGKGDYVRHWLPELSGIPGGKVHRPDALRKADLFEAGVQLPESYPLPIVDSSKWI, encoded by the coding sequence ATGGAGAAAGGAATTCATATCATTTGGTTTAGAAATGACCTTCGTTTACTTGACAACGAGGTTCTGCTAAGTGCGATGAAGCAGTGTCAGTATCTGTATCCGGTTTTTGTTTTTGATCCGAGACAGTTCGAGGAACAGTCGCTTGGATTCCCTAGATGCGGGCCTCTTCGAACAAATTTTCTTCTGGAGTCGCTGACTGATCTGAAAGCAAACCTTCAGAAAAAAGGCAGCAATCTAATTGTCAGGTTTGGGCTGCCTGAAAATATCATTCCTGAATTGGCGACACAACTGGAGGCAACTGCGGTTTTTGCATCCAAGGAGGTGGCTACGGAGGAAGTGGCTATAGAGAAGTCGCTTGAGTCAACACTATTTCGAAAAAAAATTCTACTAAAGCTATTTTGGCAGAGTACACTTTGGCACGAAGATGATATTCCCTGGCCTATTCAAAATCTGCCAGAAGTGTTTACGCAATTTAGGAAAGAGAATGAGAATGCCACACCAATCCGACCAGCAAAGGATGCCCCTGCTAAGCTTCCCGCCTTCGGTAAAGTGGACGCAGGCCAGCTTCCAGACTTACGGGATTTTGGGCTTCAACATCCCGGCCTCGACGAAAGGGCAGCCATTCATTTTTCGGGCGGAGAGAACGCTGCACTAGAACGGCTTAGGGCCTACCTTTGGGATACCAAGGCTATTACACAATATAAAAATACCCGAAATGGATTGCTGGGATCAAACTATTCAACAAAGCTGTCGGCCTGGTTGTCGCTGGGCACCATTTCACCAAGATATGTTTACTATGAGGTGAAAAAATTTGAACAAGAAGTCCTGAAGAACGACTCCACCTACTGGTTAATTTTTGAACTGTACTGGCGAGACTACTTTAGGTTTGTGATGAAAAAGTATGGGTCTTCTATGTTTCGAACCAAGGGTATCCGTGGCCAGCCTATTTATTTCGTTCAGGATATGGTAATCTTCGAGCTTTGGCGAACCGGAAAAACTGGTGTGCCTTTCATTGACGCCAACATGAGAGAGCTCCTTCAAACAGGCTTCATGTCCAATCGGGGCAGACAAAATGTAGCCTCTTTTCTGATCAAAGACCTTCAGGTGGATTGGGTTTGGGGAGCGCAATGGTTTGAATCGCAACTGATCGACTATGACGTTTCCAGTAACTGGGGTAACTGGAATTATGTTGCAGGAGTCGGCAACGACCCCCGGGAGAACAGGTACTTTAATATCCTCTCACAAGCCATGAAGTATGATGGAAAGGGTGACTATGTACGGCACTGGTTGCCCGAACTATCCGGCATCCCGGGTGGGAAAGTACACCGGCCAGACGCCCTTCGAAAAGCTGATCTTTTTGAAGCTGGTGTGCAACTGCCTGAGAGCTACCCTTTGCCTATAGTCGACAGCAGCAAGTGGATATAA
- a CDS encoding response regulator, giving the protein MRTKTSKNNTILILIAEDDPEDRLLAKEAIDENGLVSRVEFVENGVQLMDYLFNRPPYNDKEKFPTPGLVILDLNMPKKDGREALKEIKSSKLLKSLPVVVLSTSKADEDIMQTYDLGVNSFITKPVTFKALVEIMNTLCHYWFEIVELPANHD; this is encoded by the coding sequence ATGAGAACTAAAACTTCAAAAAACAATACAATACTTATCCTGATTGCCGAAGATGACCCGGAGGACAGGCTGCTGGCTAAAGAAGCAATTGATGAAAACGGTTTGGTTAGCCGGGTAGAGTTTGTTGAAAATGGCGTCCAGTTGATGGATTACCTTTTTAACCGCCCCCCGTATAACGACAAAGAAAAGTTTCCAACTCCCGGACTTGTCATTTTGGATCTCAACATGCCCAAGAAAGATGGCCGGGAGGCCTTGAAAGAAATAAAATCGAGTAAGCTGCTTAAATCTCTCCCCGTTGTAGTACTGTCCACTTCTAAGGCAGACGAAGACATCATGCAGACATACGACTTGGGGGTGAATTCTTTCATCACTAAGCCGGTTACGTTCAAGGCGCTGGTTGAGATTATGAATACATTGTGCCACTACTGGTTTGAAATCGTAGAACTTCCCGCAAACCATGACTAA
- a CDS encoding YccF domain-containing protein produces the protein MNIIGNLLWIIFGGGIFLFFGYVIGGIALCLTIVGIPFGFQCFKIGILALSPFGQKVVTTESNSGCLAVIMNVIWLLTGGLCVAVTHLVFGLLMFVTIIGIPFATQHMKLASLALTPFGKDLR, from the coding sequence ATGAACATCATCGGAAATTTGCTCTGGATTATTTTTGGGGGAGGCATCTTCCTGTTTTTCGGCTACGTAATCGGAGGCATTGCCCTTTGTCTTACCATCGTCGGCATCCCATTTGGCTTTCAATGCTTTAAAATCGGCATACTTGCCCTCAGTCCTTTCGGGCAAAAAGTGGTGACTACCGAAAGTAACTCCGGCTGCCTGGCCGTAATCATGAATGTAATTTGGCTTCTCACCGGAGGTCTGTGCGTGGCAGTTACTCACCTGGTGTTTGGGCTGCTAATGTTCGTTACCATTATTGGCATTCCCTTTGCCACCCAACACATGAAATTAGCTTCGCTGGCATTGACGCCATTTGGGAAAGACCTCCGGTAA
- a CDS encoding amidohydrolase, with amino-acid sequence MNKRILLTLFVGLAGLTNLSAQKTAKLPVNKTAVLSSVDEHTSELIDLSDKIWEAAEIALKENVSAKALADYAEAQGFTVERGVAEMPTAFIASYGSGKPIIGIMGEYDALPGLSQKAVPEKSPLIDGAGGHGCGHNLFGPGSLGAAVAIKELIEQGKLKGTVRFYGTPAEEAIGGKIYMARAGLFDDLDACFDWHPDAENKASTQSSQAMIEVTVEFFGQAAHAAADPWNGRSALDGVEAFVNGLNMFREHMKPSVRIHYIIEKGGEAPNIVPDYARVGLYVRDATRKGMMEVYERVQQIGEGAALVAGVTNKMTITSGYHEQLPNIAGANVLYKNMQLVGPISYTPEELEFAKGIQRSVKMEEKGLDGSIGGIDPTAEFPTGGSTDVADISWITPEISLVATTAPIGTPWHSWAVVACGGMSIGHKGMAFAAKSLALTMVDLFENESIRKAMRDEFLEKRGDYVYKAILPDGPPPVK; translated from the coding sequence ATGAACAAGAGGATCCTGCTTACCCTTTTTGTCGGCCTCGCTGGCCTGACAAATTTATCCGCACAAAAGACCGCCAAACTTCCGGTTAACAAAACGGCGGTGCTCTCCTCGGTGGATGAACACACCTCCGAACTTATTGATCTCAGCGACAAAATCTGGGAGGCAGCAGAAATCGCCTTAAAAGAAAATGTTTCCGCCAAAGCCCTGGCCGACTACGCCGAAGCTCAGGGCTTCACTGTTGAAAGGGGCGTTGCCGAAATGCCAACGGCTTTTATCGCAAGCTATGGCAGCGGCAAGCCAATTATTGGCATCATGGGTGAATACGATGCTTTGCCCGGATTGTCACAGAAAGCAGTACCGGAAAAATCTCCCCTGATTGACGGAGCCGGCGGGCATGGCTGTGGCCATAATCTATTTGGCCCCGGAAGCCTGGGAGCAGCAGTGGCCATCAAGGAGCTGATCGAGCAGGGTAAGCTGAAGGGAACAGTGCGGTTTTATGGTACGCCGGCCGAAGAGGCCATCGGCGGGAAAATCTATATGGCGAGGGCCGGGTTGTTCGATGACCTGGATGCCTGCTTCGACTGGCACCCCGATGCAGAAAACAAAGCCAGCACCCAAAGCAGTCAGGCCATGATCGAAGTAACTGTCGAGTTTTTTGGCCAGGCGGCCCATGCTGCTGCCGATCCGTGGAATGGCCGAAGTGCGCTGGATGGCGTGGAGGCATTTGTCAATGGATTGAACATGTTTCGTGAACACATGAAACCTTCTGTTCGCATTCACTACATCATTGAAAAAGGCGGAGAAGCTCCCAACATTGTCCCCGACTATGCAAGAGTAGGGCTGTATGTTCGTGACGCTACCCGAAAAGGCATGATGGAAGTCTACGAAAGGGTGCAACAGATTGGGGAAGGTGCCGCTCTTGTTGCTGGAGTCACAAACAAAATGACCATCACTTCAGGCTACCACGAGCAGTTGCCCAATATCGCCGGCGCCAATGTGCTTTATAAAAATATGCAGCTGGTTGGTCCGATCAGTTACACACCGGAAGAGCTTGAGTTTGCAAAAGGCATTCAGCGATCAGTTAAGATGGAAGAAAAAGGTCTGGATGGCAGCATCGGAGGCATTGACCCAACAGCCGAGTTCCCCACAGGCGGCTCAACCGACGTGGCCGACATCAGCTGGATTACGCCGGAAATTTCGCTTGTCGCTACTACTGCTCCTATTGGCACACCGTGGCACTCCTGGGCCGTGGTTGCCTGCGGCGGTATGTCGATTGGGCACAAAGGAATGGCATTCGCTGCCAAAAGCCTGGCGCTGACAATGGTCGATCTTTTTGAAAACGAGTCGATCAGAAAAGCGATGCGAGATGAGTTTCTGGAAAAAAGAGGCGATTATGTGTACAAGGCCATTTTACCTGATGGGCCTCCGCCTGTGAAATAG
- a CDS encoding ThuA domain-containing protein, protein MKHLYLAGKLVLTILSLSSATGCAQNDSFKVISFFTAKNDQAHISFVGEAHPWFKEQAAKHRFSYDSTSNWSNLNNDFLANYDLVIFLDTRPEAPEQRAALEKYMKNGGAWMGFHFAGFALTPSDFNQDWDWYHEEFLGAGQYRSNTWRPTSAVLRSEAPDHPALKNLPDTFKTSPSEWYRWENDLTKNPDIDILLSVDSSSFPLGTGPKQHEIWHSGYYPIVWTNTRYRMIYFNFGHNDIDYDGGTNKTLSATFHNPLQDQLVINALLWLGNRK, encoded by the coding sequence ATGAAGCATCTGTATTTGGCAGGCAAATTGGTCTTAACAATCTTGTCTCTGAGCTCTGCTACTGGCTGTGCTCAAAACGATTCTTTCAAAGTCATCTCCTTCTTCACCGCCAAAAACGACCAGGCCCATATCAGCTTTGTGGGTGAGGCCCATCCGTGGTTCAAAGAACAGGCAGCTAAGCACCGTTTCTCTTACGACTCCACCAGCAACTGGAGCAATCTTAACAACGACTTCCTGGCCAACTACGACCTCGTGATTTTCCTCGATACCCGGCCGGAAGCGCCTGAGCAAAGGGCCGCACTTGAAAAATACATGAAAAACGGCGGGGCATGGATGGGGTTTCATTTTGCTGGGTTTGCTCTTACTCCTTCCGATTTTAATCAGGACTGGGATTGGTACCACGAAGAGTTTTTGGGTGCCGGTCAATACAGAAGCAATACCTGGCGACCAACCTCGGCCGTTCTTCGCAGCGAAGCACCCGACCATCCCGCTCTGAAAAACTTGCCGGATACTTTCAAAACGTCACCAAGCGAATGGTACCGGTGGGAAAATGACCTGACTAAAAACCCTGACATCGATATTTTGCTATCTGTCGACTCATCAAGCTTTCCGCTCGGCACAGGACCCAAGCAGCACGAGATTTGGCACAGTGGCTACTACCCCATCGTGTGGACCAACACCAGGTACCGCATGATCTATTTCAATTTTGGCCACAACGATATCGACTATGACGGCGGCACCAACAAGACACTTTCGGCTACTTTTCATAATCCGCTCCAGGATCAGCTTGTGATCAACGCCCTGCTTTGGCTGGGTAATAGGAAGTAA
- a CDS encoding sensor histidine kinase: MTNYQHRSSISILLIDDDEEDFLITRDIIADFPSGAYTLAWEPDFEKAKVKILQNEHEAYLVDFRLGAESGLDLISYSLERGIMGPFILLTGQGDLQIDEEARRLGAVDYMVKGSINPDQLERSIRYGIQHVLNLNEIKELNQQLERRVMERTRDLARANERLSYSNESLQKEVDERKQAEKALRESQKIYSAIASNFPDGMLCVLDKDLRFLLVDGKAEEPEMRNKQEWIGSYASSMTFIDQKEAFIKNLKKVLKGVPLNMEVTVANGEREYQINAVPLFDDEEKIQNLLIVCKNITERKKAEKEVLRALNQEKELNELKSRFVTTASHEFRTPLSTILSSVSLIGRYISDSDQKEKIDKHVHRIKSSVNNLTYILNDFLSLGKLEEGKTTFNPVSFDLEQMISEVVSQISPTLKEDQDILLSIAEGTFGEIYVDEQMTKNILINLLNNASKYSGERQKIHLGLGRENGLLKITVKDEGIGIPKKDQQHLFDRFFRANNAINIQGTGLGLNIVKKYIELMNGHIEFSSEENKGTEFRVAIPITQPSYD; this comes from the coding sequence ATGACTAATTATCAGCATCGGTCATCGATAAGTATACTTCTGATAGACGATGATGAGGAAGACTTTCTAATCACCAGGGACATCATAGCCGATTTTCCGTCCGGGGCATACACTTTGGCGTGGGAGCCTGATTTTGAAAAGGCAAAAGTGAAAATTCTTCAAAATGAGCACGAAGCCTATTTGGTCGACTTCAGGCTTGGTGCTGAAAGCGGTCTTGACCTCATTAGCTATTCTTTGGAGAGGGGAATTATGGGCCCGTTCATTTTACTTACAGGACAGGGTGACCTGCAAATAGACGAGGAGGCCAGAAGGCTTGGGGCTGTCGATTACATGGTCAAAGGCTCGATTAATCCAGATCAGCTGGAACGCTCGATAAGATACGGCATTCAGCACGTTCTCAACCTGAACGAAATAAAGGAGCTGAACCAGCAATTGGAAAGAAGAGTGATGGAAAGGACTCGTGATTTGGCGAGAGCGAATGAAAGACTTTCCTATTCCAATGAATCACTTCAAAAAGAAGTAGACGAACGAAAGCAGGCTGAAAAGGCTCTAAGAGAAAGCCAGAAAATATACAGCGCCATAGCCAGTAATTTTCCAGATGGAATGCTGTGTGTGTTAGATAAGGATTTAAGGTTCCTCCTTGTAGATGGGAAAGCCGAAGAGCCTGAAATGAGGAATAAGCAGGAATGGATAGGGTCGTATGCCAGTTCGATGACTTTTATAGACCAAAAAGAAGCCTTCATTAAAAATTTGAAAAAGGTACTTAAAGGTGTGCCATTGAATATGGAAGTGACGGTAGCCAACGGCGAAAGGGAGTACCAGATCAATGCCGTCCCTTTGTTCGATGACGAAGAGAAAATACAGAACCTATTGATTGTTTGTAAAAACATTACAGAAAGGAAAAAAGCAGAGAAGGAAGTACTCCGAGCATTGAATCAGGAAAAGGAGCTCAATGAACTCAAGAGCAGGTTTGTCACAACAGCGTCTCACGAATTCAGAACCCCACTAAGCACTATCCTTTCTTCAGTGTCTCTGATAGGCCGTTATATTTCAGATTCGGATCAAAAGGAAAAAATAGACAAACACGTCCATCGTATCAAATCTTCTGTAAATAACCTGACCTATATTCTTAACGACTTTTTGTCTTTGGGGAAATTGGAGGAAGGGAAAACGACCTTTAACCCTGTATCATTTGATTTGGAACAAATGATTAGTGAGGTGGTTTCTCAGATAAGCCCTACTTTAAAGGAAGACCAGGATATACTGCTGAGTATAGCGGAAGGTACATTTGGAGAAATCTACGTTGATGAGCAAATGACTAAGAATATCTTGATCAATTTGCTCAACAATGCGTCGAAATATTCTGGAGAAAGGCAAAAAATTCACCTAGGTTTGGGTAGAGAGAATGGGCTCCTGAAAATCACGGTTAAAGATGAGGGAATTGGCATACCGAAGAAGGATCAGCAACATCTTTTCGACAGGTTTTTCAGGGCCAACAATGCCATCAATATACAGGGAACAGGCCTGGGGCTCAATATTGTCAAGAAATATATTGAACTAATGAACGGACATATTGAATTTAGCAGTGAAGAAAACAAAGGCACCGAATTCAGGGTGGCGATACCGATAACACAACCTAGCTATGACTAA
- a CDS encoding RidA family protein, giving the protein MKKLLFIGFLGLMTACSPGTSNTKEGADTLKAQVSAPSDYDPEAKLKELGIELSTPSAPVANYVNAVRTGNLVFLAGKGPSKADGSYVTGKVGVDLTIEQGYEAGRLTAISQLSVLKAELGDLRKVKRIVKVLGMVNCAPDFTDQPKVVNGYSDLMVAVFGERGKHARAAVGMGSLPNNIAIEVEMIVEVE; this is encoded by the coding sequence ATGAAAAAGCTATTGTTTATAGGATTTCTGGGGCTTATGACTGCCTGCTCGCCGGGTACTTCCAACACAAAAGAAGGTGCCGACACACTGAAAGCTCAGGTAAGCGCTCCTTCGGATTACGATCCGGAAGCAAAACTAAAAGAGCTCGGCATCGAGTTATCAACTCCTTCGGCGCCGGTAGCCAACTATGTGAATGCCGTCCGTACGGGCAATTTGGTTTTCCTTGCCGGCAAGGGCCCATCGAAAGCTGATGGTAGCTACGTCACCGGGAAAGTGGGCGTTGATTTAACTATCGAACAAGGCTACGAGGCTGGAAGGCTTACTGCCATTAGCCAGCTTTCGGTATTGAAAGCAGAGCTTGGCGACTTAAGAAAAGTAAAACGTATTGTAAAAGTGTTGGGAATGGTGAACTGTGCACCAGACTTTACCGATCAGCCCAAAGTAGTTAATGGCTACTCTGATCTGATGGTTGCAGTGTTTGGAGAGAGAGGCAAACATGCCCGTGCCGCAGTTGGCATGGGGTCGTTGCCTAACAACATAGCAATCGAAGTAGAAATGATCGTCGAGGTGGAGTAA
- a CDS encoding M14 family metallopeptidase: MRKLLLLLLCLAFTQTWAQVQSPKEFLGYELGERFTRHHRVVEYYQHVAANSSKVVLKEYGRTFEDRPLVYAIATSEANHQNIETIRTDNLKRAGLQSGSPSTNIPIIWLSYNVHGNESVSMEASMATIYELVTNKASWLEEGVVIMDPCINPDGRDRYANYYNQYGNKDYNPDPQSKEHNEVWPGGRANHYLFDLNRDWAWQTQIESQKRIAVYNQWMPQIHVDFHEQGVNSPYYMAPAAKPYHELITKWQYDFQVTIGKNNAKYFDQNGWLYFTKERFDLLYPSYGDTYPVYNGAIGMTYEQGGGGRGGLGVLTAEGDTLTLKDRIAHHHSNGVSTVEVTVANKAQVLQEYQKFFSNNVNSFPGKYKGFVIKGDNNPDKLTALTNWLDAMGVSYGTGAAGKPLKGFNYQTQATESFNLNSSDLVISNYQPRGVLASILFEPSTYVEDSNTYDITAWGVPYAKGLKAYAVSEKIMPGTGKYSAPSAEVTSADKAYAYIARWQTLEDAKFLAQLLKNKVKVRYAETPFSIGGKNYERGTLIITRRGNEQHASRFDGLVKGLAKEYGRSLDATTTGFVDSGKDFGSGDVHYIDAPKVAVLAGNGVSSLAFGETWHFFERQLDYPISVLDTDDFGRFDLSGYDVIIIQNGRYNGLGDGSMKMIDDWVRNGGRLILVQGALNSFADRDGYSLKRYADDDEKAALKKLKEKWDEADASVKYADRERNYIQGIIPGAIYKVSLDNTHPLAYGYGNSYFSLKTAESRFGKLSGAWNVAYIPTGAKPVSGFAGNRVQKELENSLVFGVDRMGGGQVIYMSDNPLFRAFWDNGKLLFANAVFFVGQ, encoded by the coding sequence ATGAGAAAATTGTTACTACTTCTACTTTGTCTGGCATTTACCCAAACATGGGCACAAGTGCAAAGCCCGAAAGAATTTCTCGGCTACGAACTTGGCGAAAGATTTACCCGGCACCACCGGGTGGTGGAATATTACCAGCACGTGGCAGCCAATTCTTCTAAGGTTGTCCTCAAGGAATACGGGCGCACCTTCGAAGATCGCCCACTGGTTTATGCCATCGCTACCAGCGAGGCCAACCATCAAAACATTGAAACTATCCGAACCGACAACCTGAAACGGGCCGGTTTGCAAAGTGGTAGCCCATCTACCAATATTCCTATCATCTGGCTCAGCTACAACGTGCATGGCAACGAGTCCGTTTCCATGGAAGCCAGCATGGCCACTATTTACGAGCTGGTCACCAACAAAGCTTCCTGGCTCGAAGAGGGTGTAGTGATCATGGATCCATGCATCAACCCAGACGGAAGAGATCGCTATGCCAACTATTACAATCAGTATGGCAACAAGGATTACAATCCCGACCCTCAAAGCAAAGAGCACAACGAAGTGTGGCCCGGCGGCAGAGCCAACCACTACCTGTTCGACCTGAACCGGGACTGGGCATGGCAGACTCAGATTGAGTCGCAGAAGCGAATCGCAGTCTACAACCAGTGGATGCCACAAATACATGTCGATTTTCATGAGCAGGGCGTCAACAGCCCCTACTACATGGCACCTGCAGCCAAGCCCTATCATGAGCTGATTACCAAATGGCAATATGACTTCCAGGTAACTATTGGTAAGAACAATGCCAAATACTTTGATCAAAATGGGTGGCTCTATTTTACTAAAGAGCGGTTTGATTTACTGTATCCATCTTACGGTGATACCTACCCTGTGTACAACGGAGCCATTGGCATGACCTACGAACAAGGCGGTGGCGGACGTGGTGGTTTAGGCGTACTTACAGCCGAAGGAGATACTTTAACACTGAAAGACAGAATTGCCCACCACCACAGCAATGGTGTTTCAACAGTGGAAGTTACGGTTGCCAACAAGGCGCAGGTACTTCAGGAGTACCAGAAGTTCTTCAGTAACAACGTCAACAGCTTCCCTGGCAAATACAAAGGGTTCGTGATCAAGGGAGATAACAACCCTGACAAGCTAACTGCTCTTACTAATTGGCTCGATGCCATGGGAGTTTCCTACGGAACAGGCGCTGCCGGTAAACCGCTGAAAGGCTTTAACTATCAGACTCAGGCAACCGAATCTTTCAACCTGAATTCCAGCGACCTGGTCATTAGCAACTATCAGCCGAGAGGCGTTTTGGCCAGCATTCTGTTTGAGCCAAGCACTTATGTGGAAGATTCTAACACCTACGACATCACGGCGTGGGGTGTTCCCTATGCCAAAGGCTTAAAAGCGTATGCTGTCTCCGAGAAAATCATGCCTGGAACTGGCAAGTACAGCGCTCCGTCAGCTGAGGTAACTTCAGCCGACAAAGCCTACGCTTATATTGCCCGCTGGCAAACGCTGGAAGATGCTAAGTTTCTAGCCCAACTGCTCAAAAACAAGGTGAAAGTTCGCTATGCTGAAACACCATTCTCCATCGGCGGAAAAAATTACGAAAGAGGCACCCTTATCATTACCCGTCGGGGGAATGAGCAGCATGCTTCCCGTTTCGATGGATTGGTAAAAGGCCTTGCCAAAGAATATGGCCGTTCGCTGGATGCCACCACTACTGGCTTTGTTGATTCAGGCAAAGATTTCGGCAGTGGCGATGTTCACTACATCGATGCTCCTAAAGTGGCTGTGCTGGCCGGCAACGGTGTTTCCTCTTTGGCTTTTGGCGAAACCTGGCATTTCTTCGAGCGTCAGCTCGACTACCCGATCAGTGTACTCGACACTGATGACTTCGGACGTTTTGACTTATCTGGCTACGACGTGATCATTATCCAAAACGGCAGATACAATGGGCTGGGCGACGGCTCCATGAAAATGATTGATGATTGGGTGCGAAACGGCGGAAGGCTGATACTTGTGCAAGGTGCGCTCAACAGCTTTGCTGATCGTGATGGCTATTCGCTGAAGCGCTATGCTGATGATGATGAAAAAGCTGCCCTGAAAAAACTGAAGGAAAAATGGGACGAAGCAGACGCCAGCGTGAAGTATGCTGACCGTGAACGAAACTACATTCAGGGGATTATCCCCGGAGCTATTTACAAAGTAAGCCTCGACAATACCCATCCACTGGCTTATGGCTACGGCAACTCGTATTTTAGTTTGAAAACAGCCGAAAGCAGGTTCGGCAAATTGTCCGGCGCCTGGAACGTAGCCTATATCCCAACGGGGGCTAAACCTGTAAGTGGTTTTGCTGGCAACAGGGTACAAAAGGAACTGGAGAACTCACTGGTTTTTGGCGTTGATCGCATGGGCGGTGGCCAGGTGATCTACATGTCTGACAATCCATTGTTCCGGGCATTTTGGGACAACGGCAAACTGTTGTTTGCTAACGCTGTTTTCTTTGTGGGTCAATAA
- a CDS encoding response regulator codes for MTKILLIEDNMEMRENTAEILELSNYEVITAANGKEGIEKAKKELPHLIICDIMMPELDGYGVLRVLGKLPETAGIPFIFLTAKSEKEDFRKGMSMGADDYLTKPFDDVELLDIIELRLRKNQIARKEYSNDVDGIADFMNDAKALNELSHLSADRTIRKFKKKEIIFYEGNLPHGLFFVNSGKAKTYKTNDDGKEYITGLFKEGDFIGYIDLLQNSNYTESAMAMEDSEICLIPKQDFYKLLNSNRDVSIRFIKMISNNLVEMEERILKLAYNSVRKRVAEALVMLEDKFKEKNEGEEFNMNIPREDLANIVGTAPESVIRTLSDFKDEKLIEIKGSNIKIINSTGLRKMRN; via the coding sequence ATGACTAAAATATTGCTTATTGAGGACAATATGGAAATGCGGGAAAATACCGCAGAGATTCTTGAGCTCTCCAATTATGAGGTGATAACAGCTGCCAATGGTAAGGAGGGAATCGAAAAGGCCAAGAAGGAATTACCACATCTGATCATTTGTGATATCATGATGCCTGAGCTGGATGGTTATGGTGTGCTTCGTGTTTTAGGGAAATTACCTGAGACGGCCGGCATCCCTTTTATATTTCTTACCGCTAAATCTGAAAAAGAGGATTTTAGGAAAGGGATGAGTATGGGTGCCGACGACTATCTGACCAAGCCTTTTGATGATGTGGAGTTGCTGGATATCATTGAACTGCGGCTTCGCAAAAACCAGATTGCCAGAAAGGAGTATTCCAATGATGTGGATGGCATTGCGGATTTTATGAATGACGCAAAGGCGTTAAATGAGCTGAGCCATTTGTCGGCCGACCGCACCATCAGAAAATTTAAGAAAAAAGAAATAATCTTTTACGAAGGCAATCTTCCACACGGGCTCTTTTTTGTCAACAGCGGAAAAGCTAAAACATACAAAACCAACGACGACGGCAAAGAATACATCACCGGCCTTTTTAAAGAAGGTGATTTTATCGGATACATCGATCTTTTGCAGAATTCTAACTACACTGAGTCGGCCATGGCCATGGAGGATTCCGAAATTTGCCTTATCCCAAAGCAAGACTTCTACAAACTACTGAACAGCAACCGGGATGTTTCCATCAGGTTCATCAAAATGATTTCCAACAACTTGGTGGAGATGGAGGAAAGAATCCTGAAGCTTGCCTACAACTCGGTCAGAAAAAGAGTAGCTGAGGCTTTGGTGATGTTGGAAGATAAGTTCAAAGAAAAGAACGAAGGAGAGGAATTCAATATGAATATTCCCCGGGAGGATCTCGCCAATATTGTTGGCACTGCTCCGGAGTCCGTGATCAGAACCCTCTCTGATTTCAAAGATGAAAAGCTCATCGAAATCAAAGGCAGCAATATCAAGATCATCAACTCAACGGGCCTGCGAAAGATGCGCAACTAG